Genomic DNA from Candidatus Krumholzibacteriia bacterium:
GTTCGCTGGAAGTCGAATGGGAATGAGCCTGGCTTCCTGAGCCCGCGACCACGAGCGCCCCGGGCATGGGTGAGCTCCCTCCGGCCGGCCGTGCACACGCTGCTTCGGGCGCGCACCCTCAGCGGCTCAAGGTGAGCCGTTGCACCTGCCGTTCGCCACCGCGTTCGAGGACGAGGAAGTAGTGGCCCGAGGGCAGCGGGCGGCCGGTGCGATCGCGCCCGTCCCAAGCGAGGAAGTGGCGTCCCGGACCGGGCTCGGTGGCGAACGTACGCAGGCTCCTGCCCCGCGCGTCGAGGAGATGCAAGGCCACGTTCCCCGGGCCAGGCAAGTCGTAGGCGATCGTCGTCGAAAACCGGAAGGGGTTCGGGCGCCCCGGGTGGAGGCGGAAGACGAGAGCGTCGCCTGCCGTGTCCGTGGCAGGTTGGAGGTAGAGAAGCAGCCGCGGGTGCACGGCGGGATCCGGGTGATCTTTGCTGTCGAAGCGCTTGGCGGTCTCGCCACCGCTCTCGTCGCCGTGGACGAGCCAACCGAAGTTGCTCGCCGGCGTATCCACCCATTGCTGCACATCGGCGCGCAACGCCGGGGAGGACCAGGTGAAGAAGCCGGTGCTGCCGATGCCGAGGCTCGCACTCGCCGTCGGCACGAAGTCGCCGCCTGCATTCGTCCACAATGTGGTGTCGAAGAAACGATGGATCCAGGTGGCATCCCCCGGTGTGCTGGCCGTCCCTCCTCCCTCTTCCATCGGAGCGTCCGAGGTGCCTTCCCCCCAGTCGGCCAGCAGGCGGTGCAAGCCGACCTGATGCGTTCCCGGTTGGGCGCGGGACATGGAGAGGACGACGGCGACGCTGTCTACCGCCGTCCCCGGCGGGATGGAGGAAAGATCGAAGGCCAGGACTCCCCGGCGCCTGGCGCCGGCGAGCGTCCTGCCGGCGAAGAAGAACTGGCCGGCGCCGTTGCTGATGCTTCCCGTCGGGCTCTCGTACAAGGTGTTGTCACGCTTCGGTTCCAGGACGAGGGTCAAGGCGGTGCCCTGGATCGGAAGGACGGAGGCGGCGAGGAACCCTAGAATGAGAAGACGCTGCAATCTCGAGATGCAAGGCATGATCGGTCCGTTCGCTGCCATGGCCCAGAGCGCGCGTCGTGCTCGTGATCGGCGCCTACGGTTTCACTGCCCCGAACCGGCGTAATGTTCGAGAACGATGTCGCGCAAGGTGGAGAGCGTCACCGCGCCGTGACGCAGCACGACATCGTGGAACTCTCGCAGGTCGAAGGCCGCGCCGCGCCTCTTCTTGGCCTCCTCGCGCAGCGACAGGATCTCCGCCTGGCCCATCTTGTAGGCCAGCGCCTGACCGGGCCAGGTGATGTACCGGTCCACCTCGTTTTCGATGTTGTTCTCCGCCAGCGCCGAGTTGGCCACCATGTAGTCGATCGCTTGCTGCCGGGTCCAGCCGTAGGCGTGCATGCCCGTGTCCACCACCAGCCGACAGGCCCGCCAGGCTTCGAAGCTCAGCTTGCCCATCCGGTCGAGATCGCTGCTGTACAGACCCAGCTCGTCGCAGAGCTGCTCCGTGTACAGGCCCCAACCCTCGACGAAGGCCGTCGATCCCATGTGCTTGCGGAACTCCGGCACTCCCTTCAATTCCTGGGCGATGGCGATCTGCAGGTGGTGCCCGGGGACGGACTCGTGGAAGGCGAGCGCTTCGGCCTCGTAGCGCGGGCGCGTTTCCGGGGCCGACGTATTGATGTAGTACTGGCCCGGCCGTGAGCCGTCCATCGCCGGCTGCCGATAGTAGGCGATGGTGGAGTGTTTCTCCTCGTGCGCCTCCATGCGCACCACCTCGCAGCGCGCCTGCGGCAGGATACCGAAGTACCGGGGCACCGCCGCCTGGGCCCGCGCCAGAGTGTCGCGCGCCTTCGCCTCCACTTCGTCACGGGTGGCGAAGTGCAGCTTCGCGTCGCGGCGCAGGCGCGTCAGGATCTCGGCTTGATCGGAGGTGTCGAAGACGCGCTGGCCCAGGACGCGCATCTCCGCCATGATCCGCTCCACTTCGGAACGGCCGAAATTGTGGATCTCATCCGGCTTGAGGGCGAGGGAGGTGTGCTTGCGCACCATCGCCCGGTAGCAGTCCTCGCCGCCCGGAAGGTTCTTGAGCCCCACTTGCCCCGCCGGGCGGGCGCGCGGCAGAACCTCGGCGCGGAGGAAATCGCGATAGCGCCGGAACGCCGGCCGCACCACGTCGCGCACCGCGGCCTGGAGGCTGTCGGCGAAGCCGCGCTGCGCTGCCGCCGGCCAGCCGCTGTGCGCGGTGGCGAGGGGCGAGAGCAGCGCCCAGCTCTGCAGATCCTTGGCCTCGACCTCGTCGAGCTGATCCAGGACGCGCTCCACCTGCTGCCGCGTCGCCACCCTGCCCTGGGCGAGGCCGGTTCTCAGGTTGGCGACGTGCGCATCCATGAAGGGACCCATGGCGCGCCAGCGTTGCACCATCGCCCGGCCCTGCGCCGGCGTCGAGATGCTCTGCATGGCCGGGAGGTTCTGGAAAGCGACCTGGGGCCCGTCCAGCGGATCCACCACCCAGTCCTGGAAATCGCACTCCAGTGTCGCCAGCTTGCCTTCGATGACCTCGAGCAGCATCGAGGCGGTGACGCGCTGCTCCGGGTCCAGAAGGCCCAGATCGAGACCCACCACGGCCTCGCGCATCTGCTGGAGCTCTGCAGTCACCCGCGCCCGGCCCTCGGGGGTGACGTCGGGGAGGAGATGATCGAAGCGCCGGTCGCCGAGAGCCGTCGCCTCCAGCGGCTCCGACCGCAGGTGCGCCTCCCAGAAGGCGGTGGCCAATCGATCCAAGGTACCTCCCGGCGTTTCGGCAGCAGCGTTGGCTTGGGACAGGGAGAGAACGGGGGCGCTGTCGCTCCCGGTCGCAGCGAGGATCGCGGCGGCGACAGCCGCCACCCGGTGCGGCGAAGCGCCGCGTCTCATGGAAGCACCTCCGAGGCGGGCGCCGTGGCGCCGAAGAGAGCCTGCAGATCCGGATCGTCGTGGATGCAGGGTGCTGCCGGCTTCAGCGGCACCGATTGCGTGGCCCGTTCGAGGCGCACCTCGTAGCTCACGCCGTCGGTGACGAAGCTGACGTTGTACTGTACGCCGCTGCTCCGGGAGCGCCCGAGGCTCGGTGCCTCGTCGATGACGTAGACGTCGGCGCCCAAAGCCTGCAGGCCACTGCTCGTGCGCGCGAGGGCGTCCGCCAGGTTGCCGCTCCAGACCAGCTGCGTATTCGGGATGAAGCCGACGCGGGGCTTGAGTACCGCGAGCCAGCCGGGCGTGGAGGCGTCGGGCAGTCCGTGATGATGCGCCTTGTAGTACTCCACCTCGAGGGTCGCGAGCGGGAAGGCCTGCTGCATGCTCGCCTCGGCGGCGGCCTCGGCGTCGCCGCCGATGATGAAGTCGACCTCGCCGTAGCTCCACTTGAGAACAATGGAATCGTTGTTGATGTCGTCGTTCTCCCGCGCCCGGTCCGGAACGTAACTGGGCAGCCTGCCGCTGGAGAGGACGGTGACCAGCACCCGCTCGTCCCACGCCAGCTCTGGTTGGGTCGCCGAGGTCTGGCCGCGGCTCAAGACGGCGCGGCGCACGCCCGCCTGCGCCAGCGTGGCCATGGCTTCACTGTAGGCATCGCGCGACCACGATTTCTCCGGCGAATCGAGGAAGACCGCGGGGCGCCGGGAGAGGATGCCGTCCCCGAAGTCGCCGAAGGCGCCCACCAACCCACCCAGGTGGTCGATGTGCACGTGGGTCGACAGCACCGCGTCCAGGGTGGTCACGCCGTGGCTGTCCAGATACTGCGCCACGGCGCCGGCAGCGCCGCGCTCGCCCGCATCGATGAGCACGCGCCGGCCGTTAGGGAGCGTGATCAGGTGACTGTCGCCGAAGCCGATGTGGATCATCGTCGCGGTGAGCAGCGCGGGGACGGGCAGGCTTCCCGGTTCGAAGGAACCGAGGTCCGAGTGCGACACCGGTCCCCCGGGAGCTTCGTCCACCGTCTGCAGGTAAACGCGCCGTCCGGCTCTGAGATCGAGCAAGGGCACTTCGTGCTCCCGGAGCAACGCCCGGTCGCGCCGGCCTGCAGCCACTGGGTAGGCCACGTGGTCGAGGTCGGCGCTGGTGAAGCCGTAACGCACGCTCCCCCGCGACTCGATGTCGGTGCTCCAGCGGACGTGACCGTCCACGACGGTGACGTGGGCCGGCAACAGCGGCGCCGCCGGTTCGGGGTCGACGATGCTGTCCTTGCTCTCGCAGCCGATCAAGGCGATCAGCACGAGAGCGCCGAGGGTGCCGCGGCAAGAGCGCGTCCGTTTCGAGGTTGCAAGCGAGCGATTCATGAGCCTTCCAGGGTAACCGATTTTTCCCGGTTCGCCGAGTTCTCGCGGGAGGGAGAGGGGACACCGCCCTTTCACGCCGCGTGCCGGCAGGCTCCGGGCCGGCGACCCTCGTCGGGGGAGGAGTCGTCACGCAGGGACGCCACACGGCCTCCGCCGTCGACCCACCGAGCCGTACCACCGAGCGCGTACTCTATATAATGTCGCCGGGCCCTACGCCGCCCCGTCCATGCCGGGATGCTTGGAGGTCGTGTGAAGAAGGAACTCATCGTCGTCGGCGATCGCGTCCTCGTCGAACCGGAAGCGGGCGAGGAGCGAACGCACGTGGGGCTGTACCTGCCGCAGACGGCGGTGGACTCCCGCGCCGTCCAGGGCGGGCGGGTCGTCGCCCTCGGGCCCGGTGTGCCGGTGGGGCCGCTCGAGACCGCGGACGACGAACCATGGAAACGCCTGCGACGGGAACCGCGCTACCTGCCCATGCAAGCCCGCGTCGGCGACTATGCCCTTTTCTTCCGCAAGGCCAGCGTGGACATCACGTTCGAGGGCAAGAACTACTTCGTCGTGCCCCACGACGCCATCCTGGTCATCGTGCGCGAGACCCCCGACGGCGACTCCCCCTGAGCGCGTTCCGTCGGCGCGCGAACCGCAGGCCGGACCAGGTCGCGTCGATGGCGCTGATCTTGTAGTCCACGAAGCCACGGGAGAGACCGAACTCCCGCACTTCCTTTTCGCCCAGATCGGTCGCTTCTCCCGAAGCTTTCTTCCGCCACAGGATCCAGAGGCTCCCCCCGGTGGCGAGGGCGCGCGCTGCGGCCGGGAAGCGGCGCGCCAGATCGGCCTGGGAGCGCGCGAAGAGCAGGACCATGGGCGGCGCGCCGCGCAACTGTGCTTGGAAGCGCACGCCCTCCGGCAACTCCCCCAGGGTGGAGGCGAAATCCACCGGCGCACCGAGGAGGGCCACGCGCATCTCCGGGCGCAGGCCCAGCTTCCTCGGCAAGGGCGTCCCGGAGTACGCGTCCATGCTGCCGCGAACCACGGGGTGCCGCGGCGCCTCCCGCTGGGCGCGCCGCAAGGCCGCGCGGATGCCGCGCCACTGGGTGTACACCGCGTCGGGGAGCAGGGCGCGCATCTGCTTCACTTTCTCGGCTTCGCCACCCACGAAAAGGAGCGGCACGGCACGAGTGACCCGGCGCTGGCGCAACCAGACGCCGACGTTGCGCCCCTCCGCCGGACGCCGCGCCAGATCGATGACGATGGCTTCGGGCGGCCGACTGGCAAGCCCGCGCAGCTTGGCGGCATCCGCCGGCACCACGGGCTGCACGGAGTGGCCAGCGCGTCGCAGAGCCTCGAGACCTGCCGCCGCCGCCGCGACGTTCCAGTCGATGAGCGCGATGCGACTCACCCACACCCTCCAACCTGCCCGGCTCCTGCGGGCGCCTTCGTCACCCTACGGAAGACGCCGAGCCATTCTACCCCGCGACCGACCCGAATCTTCAGCCCGAGCGTCCATGGAATGGCTTGTGCTGCTCGCCTCAGCATACTCACTCTCTCCTCCCGCCTTCTGGCAGCTTGAGCAGCGCTGCGCTCGGAACGCACGGGCTCGGTCATGCCGCGGAGGGGAATGCCGTGCCACCGTGCTTCCCCCCGTTGCGCCTTGCTCTGCGGCACGAGGCTTGTTCTGCGGTGCGTACTCCCAGGCGAAAGCCCCAGGGAGCGACACGAGGTGATTCCTGCGCCGCATTTGCGAGCTCCAGACAAGCGATGCACGAGGATCGTGAGCTCGTTCACCAGGGGGTTCCCTGCCATGTCTCGCACTCTGTTCCTTGTGCTCCTTGCAGTCGCGTCGCTGCTCCCGGGAAGCGCCGTCGCCGCGCCCCCCAACAACGGGTACATCGGCGTCTTCGGAGACGCCGCCGGCACGAACTGCTGCATCACAATGAACTCGTCGGGCAACGGCCGCTTCTATCTCTATCTGGTGACTGCCGGCGCCACCGCCGCGGGCTTCACCGGGGCGGAGTTCCGCGTCTCCATCGAGCCGAGCGCCTCGGGGGTCGGCTTCGTCTGGAACCCGGCGGGCGGGGTCGTCCTCAACAGCGGGGATCCCATCGACAATGGCAGCGGCGGCGGCCTTTTCATGTCGTTCTCGTCCTGCCAGACGGTGACCGGCCTCGCCGGCGACAAGATCCCCCTGGGTACTATCCATGTCATGGCCATGACGACGCAGCACGAGGCGAAGGTGCGGATGCACAGCACGCCCTCCAACCCGAGCTTCAGCTGCCCGTCGGTGACGCTCTGCGACGCGCCCGCATTCACCCAGGTGTGCTTGACCCTGGAGCAAGGGGACCCGGCCCTGGGCGGCGACGAGCCCGTGGCCTTCACCTCGGCAGTGAACAGCACGAGCTGCTCCGGCACCTCGTGTGGCTTCGTCGCCGTCGCACCGTCGACGTGGTCACAGGTCAAGAGTTTGTTCCAGTAGAGCCGGTATCCCGATCCCGACTCACCCCCGGCGCGGTCGTCTCGAGACGGCCGCGCCTTCTTTTCGCGTCCCTCCGTGCCGGCGTGCTAGACTCGCCGCGTCATGCAGGCGACGAGGCGCTGGCTTCGACATCGTGGCAACCTCGACAAGGCATCGCTCCGGCTCTTCGTCGCGGGCGCCGCTTTGGCCACCGCCGTCCCGGCGCTCCGGGCGCAGTCTCTGAACGATCCCGCCCTGCAGGTGCTCACCTGGGTCGCCGGCCTGTCGCAACCCACATCCATAGCCCTCCTCCCCCAGCTGCCGGGGCAACCCCTGGAGGCCCTGGTCGACGAGAAGGCGACGGGCAGGGTGATGCACGTGCGCGGCGGCGCACTGGTCGGGCCCGTGCTCGATCTGGCGGTGAACAGCCGGAGCGAGCGCGGTCTCCTGGGAATGGCGCTGCACCCCGATTTCGCCAGCAACGGTTTCGTGTACCTCTACTACAGCGCCAGCAGCACGGGATTGGACAACGCGGATCAGGATGCCATCGCTGGCCACCGCGTGGAGCGCTACCACTGGGACGGGACGAGCCTCTCGGCCCCGGCGCCCATCCTCGCTCTCCCGGGCGCAGGGGGGCCCAATCACGATGGCGGCATCCTCCTCTTCGGTCCCGACCGCAAGCTCTACGGCGTCCTTGGCGACCTCAACCACAGGACCCAGCTGCAGAACCTCCCTGCCGGCCCGCCACCGGACGACACCAGCATCATCTTCCGGATCGACGACGACGGCTCCGTTCCGGCGGACAACCCCTTCCTCGCCTTCGGTGGGTCTATGCCCAAGGTGTTCGCCTACGGCGTGCGCAACTGCTTCGGTCTCGATTTCGACCCGCGGACCGGAGTGCTCTGGGACACCGAGAACGGTCCCGATGCCTACGATGAGATCAACCGCGTGCCCGCGGGCTTCAACAGCGGCTGGGTGCAAATCATGGGGCCCGATGGCAGGGATCCCCAGGGCCTCGGGGATGTCTGGGTGGCACCGGGTTCGCACTACGGCGACCCGCTCTTCTCGTGGCTCGGTCCCATCGGCGTCACCTCGCTCCACTTCATCCGCAGCAGCATTCTCGGGGCGGCCTACGAGAACGACCTCCTGGTCGGCGATAACAATTTTTCGGGGCTGTACCATTTCGAACTGAGCGGCGATCGCAGCAGCCTGGTCATGACCACGGCGGAAACGACCGACCGCGTCGCCGACAACGAGCTGGAACGGGATGTCTACCGGCTGGGAAGCTCTTTCGGCGTGATCACGGACATCGAGACCGGGCCCGACGGGGTCTACGTGTGCTCGCTCAGCCTCGGCCGCATCCTCCGCCTCCGCCGCAACCCCGCCGAGGTGCAAGCGTCCGACTGGGGACGCATCAAGGAACTCTACCGCCCGAAATGACGACGCTCACAAGCCGGCGAGGAACGCGAGCAGCGCCGCGCGCTCCTTAGGCGTAAGGGCGAGGAAGGCGTCGCGGGCCGCGGCGGCTTCGCCGCCGTGGAGGCGGATCGCTTCCTCCAGCGTGGCGGCGCGGCCGTCGTGGAGGAAGTGCTGGGAGAAGCGCAGTCCCATGAGGGGCTCGGTGCGGAACTCCGCGGGCTCCGCTTCGCCGAGGCAGATGTCGGCGAGCTCGGGCCCCATGTCGTGGAGCAGCAGGTCCGAGTAGGCGCGCACTTCGCGGTACTCCAGAGCTTTGACCTCGTTCGCTCCGGTGCGCAGCACCGGCACATGGCAGGCGGTGCAGCGGAGCTGGGCGAAGATCTGCTCGCCCCGGGTGCTGCCGCGCTTCGCTTTCGCCCGCGGCGGCGGGGCGAGGAAGCGCACGAACTGTTGCGCCAGCCGCACCGACTCCGCGTCGAGCTCCGGATCCGGCACCGGATCCACTCCCGGCGGCAGCGGCCTGCCCCCGACGGTGCCCTCTTCGGGCGCCTGCGGCGTGGTCACACCTTGCTCGATCTGGAAGGCGCCGGCATTGAACTCCGCCAGCGTCGGCACCACGGCCTTGCGGCCGAAGCGGCCGATCCTGCCGTCGAAGAACCGATTCGGCCGGCCGGAGATCCCGTCGCCGTTGGCGTCGTCGGGATCGGCATGATAGAGCAGCACGGAATCGGGCACCGCATCCAGGAGCCCGAAGCCGAAGATGTCGGGCGACGTCCGCTGCGCCTTCTGCGCGCCTGCGGGAACCGGCTCCGCCGTGATGCCGAGAGCTTCCTGCAGGAGGGACGTCGCCCGGAGCTGGTAAATGGGGCCGCCGCTGTCCACCAGAGCATCGCAGAAGCCGTCGACGCCGCCCGGTGTGACCCCAGCGACCGTCGCCATGCCGGCTTCATGGAACAAGGAGGCGTGCAGCTCGATCTCGTCGCCGGCGCCGCCGGTCACCGGATCCTCGTGACACTCGGCGCACGATTCGGCGTTGAAGAGCGGCCCCAGGCCGGTCTCCTCGGCGAAGACGCGCTCGAACACCACCCGGCCGCGTTCGAACTCGTCCAATTGTTCTTTGGTCAATCGAGGGAGGGGATCACCTGGCTGTAGTTCCTTGGGGCAGTCCGTTGCCAGGACGATCCCCAGGAGACCCAGGAGGATCAGTACGCCTTCGAGGCGTCCTTCTTGCCACCCGAGGAGGTGCTTCACGGCACGCCACCCCCATCCCATCGCTCTCAGCCAATCCGCCCCGCACGGCGCTCGCCACGGTCTGGCGGACACCGGAGTCGTGACGTTGAGCTGAGTACCCGAATCGCATGGATGCGATCACTGTGCCAGGGACTCATTGCATGGAACGGTGTGCCATGGGGAAGGACGGGACAAGGAGCGAAGCGGTCTGCAGGTGCTTTCGACGCAGGCCCGAATCACGTGCTTGCAGGCCGCACGCCAGACAGTTGCCCCGCACAGCCTGGGATGGTGACATCGTGACCAGCGCCGCCGGCGAACACGGCCGCAAGCCACTCCACACACCCCTCACCAAGACGCCTCTCTACATTAGAGTGCCGGGACGCCCAGGAGACGCTCGCCACCGGCGCGGGTATAGGCCGCGGCCGCCGCGCGACGGCCTTCGTCGGCGCGCTTCAGGAGGCGGACGAACTCCGGCTCGGCTCGCAGGCTGTCGAGCCAAGGATCCCGCTCCAGGGTCGTCGGGCACCAGAAGCCCCGTTCCACCACCTGCGCCAGGAGCTCCAGAGCTTTCTTCTTTTCCTCCACACGGGCGAGGTTGCGCAGCATGAAGTAGATGCCCTCGGGATCCTGGAATCCGCTTCCCTGCAGCCCCTCGACGAGCGTCAGGCATTCCTCGCGCTGCAGCTCCAGCGCCGCCCGCGTCGATGACATGACACGGATCCTCAGGCCTTCGAAATGGCCGCTCTCGAGTTCCCGCAGGGCGGCGAGGGACTCCGCTTCGCGTCCGATCATGGCCAGGGCCTGACTGCGGAGGAACGCCGGCTTCTCGCTGTCGTTCGCGATGGCGCGCTCGTAGTCACCTTGCATCCAATAGGTGAAGTGCACGCTGGTCGCGATGTTGGGGTCGAGCCGCTTGGCGCGCCGATCCGCCGCCACGGAGGCCTCGAGCAGGCCGCAGAAGCGGCAGGCCACCACCAGGCCGGCGTAGAGGTCGGGATCCGCTGCCTGCTCCAGACCGCGTTGCACCAAGCGCCGCATGGCCTCGACGGCGCGCCCCGACTCCACCTCCTGGTAGGTGACGTAGTTGTGCGCGATGGACAGATCCGGATCGAGCTGCAGGGCGCGGTCGAAGGCTTCCTCGGCGCGCTGCTTGTATTCCCCTGCCTCC
This window encodes:
- a CDS encoding DNRLRE domain-containing protein, producing MQRLLILGFLAASVLPIQGTALTLVLEPKRDNTLYESPTGSISNGAGQFFFAGRTLAGARRRGVLAFDLSSIPPGTAVDSVAVVLSMSRAQPGTHQVGLHRLLADWGEGTSDAPMEEGGGTASTPGDATWIHRFFDTTLWTNAGGDFVPTASASLGIGSTGFFTWSSPALRADVQQWVDTPASNFGWLVHGDESGGETAKRFDSKDHPDPAVHPRLLLYLQPATDTAGDALVFRLHPGRPNPFRFSTTIAYDLPGPGNVALHLLDARGRSLRTFATEPGPGRHFLAWDGRDRTGRPLPSGHYFLVLERGGERQVQRLTLSR
- a CDS encoding PQQ-dependent sugar dehydrogenase is translated as MQATRRWLRHRGNLDKASLRLFVAGAALATAVPALRAQSLNDPALQVLTWVAGLSQPTSIALLPQLPGQPLEALVDEKATGRVMHVRGGALVGPVLDLAVNSRSERGLLGMALHPDFASNGFVYLYYSASSTGLDNADQDAIAGHRVERYHWDGTSLSAPAPILALPGAGGPNHDGGILLFGPDRKLYGVLGDLNHRTQLQNLPAGPPPDDTSIIFRIDDDGSVPADNPFLAFGGSMPKVFAYGVRNCFGLDFDPRTGVLWDTENGPDAYDEINRVPAGFNSGWVQIMGPDGRDPQGLGDVWVAPGSHYGDPLFSWLGPIGVTSLHFIRSSILGAAYENDLLVGDNNFSGLYHFELSGDRSSLVMTTAETTDRVADNELERDVYRLGSSFGVITDIETGPDGVYVCSLSLGRILRLRRNPAEVQASDWGRIKELYRPK
- a CDS encoding co-chaperone GroES family protein — protein: MKKELIVVGDRVLVEPEAGEERTHVGLYLPQTAVDSRAVQGGRVVALGPGVPVGPLETADDEPWKRLRREPRYLPMQARVGDYALFFRKASVDITFEGKNYFVVPHDAILVIVRETPDGDSP
- a CDS encoding di-heme oxidoredictase family protein, whose translation is MKHLLGWQEGRLEGVLILLGLLGIVLATDCPKELQPGDPLPRLTKEQLDEFERGRVVFERVFAEETGLGPLFNAESCAECHEDPVTGGAGDEIELHASLFHEAGMATVAGVTPGGVDGFCDALVDSGGPIYQLRATSLLQEALGITAEPVPAGAQKAQRTSPDIFGFGLLDAVPDSVLLYHADPDDANGDGISGRPNRFFDGRIGRFGRKAVVPTLAEFNAGAFQIEQGVTTPQAPEEGTVGGRPLPPGVDPVPDPELDAESVRLAQQFVRFLAPPPRAKAKRGSTRGEQIFAQLRCTACHVPVLRTGANEVKALEYREVRAYSDLLLHDMGPELADICLGEAEPAEFRTEPLMGLRFSQHFLHDGRAATLEEAIRLHGGEAAAARDAFLALTPKERAALLAFLAGL
- a CDS encoding DUF885 domain-containing protein — its product is MRRGASPHRVAAVAAAILAATGSDSAPVLSLSQANAAAETPGGTLDRLATAFWEAHLRSEPLEATALGDRRFDHLLPDVTPEGRARVTAELQQMREAVVGLDLGLLDPEQRVTASMLLEVIEGKLATLECDFQDWVVDPLDGPQVAFQNLPAMQSISTPAQGRAMVQRWRAMGPFMDAHVANLRTGLAQGRVATRQQVERVLDQLDEVEAKDLQSWALLSPLATAHSGWPAAAQRGFADSLQAAVRDVVRPAFRRYRDFLRAEVLPRARPAGQVGLKNLPGGEDCYRAMVRKHTSLALKPDEIHNFGRSEVERIMAEMRVLGQRVFDTSDQAEILTRLRRDAKLHFATRDEVEAKARDTLARAQAAVPRYFGILPQARCEVVRMEAHEEKHSTIAYYRQPAMDGSRPGQYYINTSAPETRPRYEAEALAFHESVPGHHLQIAIAQELKGVPEFRKHMGSTAFVEGWGLYTEQLCDELGLYSSDLDRMGKLSFEAWRACRLVVDTGMHAYGWTRQQAIDYMVANSALAENNIENEVDRYITWPGQALAYKMGQAEILSLREEAKKRRGAAFDLREFHDVVLRHGAVTLSTLRDIVLEHYAGSGQ
- a CDS encoding MBL fold metallo-hydrolase; the protein is MNRSLATSKRTRSCRGTLGALVLIALIGCESKDSIVDPEPAAPLLPAHVTVVDGHVRWSTDIESRGSVRYGFTSADLDHVAYPVAAGRRDRALLREHEVPLLDLRAGRRVYLQTVDEAPGGPVSHSDLGSFEPGSLPVPALLTATMIHIGFGDSHLITLPNGRRVLIDAGERGAAGAVAQYLDSHGVTTLDAVLSTHVHIDHLGGLVGAFGDFGDGILSRRPAVFLDSPEKSWSRDAYSEAMATLAQAGVRRAVLSRGQTSATQPELAWDERVLVTVLSSGRLPSYVPDRARENDDINNDSIVLKWSYGEVDFIIGGDAEAAAEASMQQAFPLATLEVEYYKAHHHGLPDASTPGWLAVLKPRVGFIPNTQLVWSGNLADALARTSSGLQALGADVYVIDEAPSLGRSRSSGVQYNVSFVTDGVSYEVRLERATQSVPLKPAAPCIHDDPDLQALFGATAPASEVLP